The genomic DNA GGCGCAGTGACCACATTTGCCACAGGGAAAGCGTGCCGCCATAATGGGCGATCAGCGCCATCAGCGCATGGCCGATCAGGTAGGCCCAGACCAGATTGGCCAGCGTCGTGTGAACGGTCATCGCGACCTTGACCAGACCGCCAGCATCTGGATCACCGGTGTTGACGAAATAGTACAGCGTCCCGGACGCAGCCATCGCGGTGACAAGCAGCAGGCCAAGCCCGTGGATCGCGGCGGCAAAGGGCGAATGCGTATCGTGGGTCGGCAGGCGAAGGTGCGTCAGCGCCGACAGATGTGCCTTGAAATCGGTCCAGACCGCAGCGAGGCGCGCACCGCTGAACCACGGGATCAGCATGCCAAGCGGCGTGCCGCGCTGGCGCATCAGGCTCTGCACCCA from Loktanella sp. M215 includes the following:
- a CDS encoding cytochrome b/b6 domain-containing protein, with translation MSDSTTYHQANQVADAPRHAIATRILHALLATAIIVQLASSQFMNPDDGGDNIFGVHAYVGLAAFALVLGFWVQSLMRQRGTPLGMLIPWFSGARLAAVWTDFKAHLSALTHLRLPTHDTHSPFAAAIHGLGLLLVTAMAASGTLYYFVNTGDPDAGGLVKVAMTVHTTLANLVWAYLIGHALMALIAHYGGTLSLWQMWSLRRRPELH